The nucleotide window attgatcttacccagcaatCACTGTAGTTCCTTCTTTGTTCGCGGGGAGATGCTTTGATGACTGCGCTGGCCTTGTCCTCAGGGACTTCAATTCCTCTCTGGTGGACTATAAATCCTAGAAAGTCACCAGTTTGAACTCCGAAAACACATTTGGTggggttcatcttgagcttgtgttgcCGCATTTGCTCGAAGACCTTTCTGAGATCTACGATATGGTCTCCTCTCATCTTAGACTTCATAACCACGTCATCGATATAAACCTCCAATATGTCATGAAAGATCAGGTTCATGACTCTCTGATATGTTGCCCCCGCATTCTTCAGTCTAAAAGGCATGACCACGTATTCAAAAACACCTGTGAACCCTGGGCAACGGAATGCGGTCTTGAGTCTGTCTTCCTCCACGACCGGAATTTGGTGATACCCTGCAgttccgtccatgaaggacaacagcTCGTGTCCCGCTACTGCGTCTACCAGCATATCCGCTACCGGCATGGGGTAACGTCTTTAGGCATAGCGACATTAAGGTCCCTGTAGTCTACGCaaaccctcatcttgccattcttcttgcggaTTGGCACTATGTTGGATAGCCATTCATTGTATTTGGCTACCCAGATGATGCCTGACTTGTGCATCTTTTCAACTTCCTCTTTGATCAGGACTTGGGTCTCAgagttcattcttcgcggctcttgcttcacaggcctcttgtcagggagtgtggGTAGCTGATGGCATACCAAATCTGGTGACAGGCCTAgcatgtcttcatatttctccgcGAAGCGGTCTTTGAATTCCAGTAATAAAGTAATAAGCCTCTATTTTTCGCTAAGCTCTAAATAAGTACTaatagccacttccataggctcatctACTGTTCCAAGATTGACCTTCTCGGTAGGGTCCCTGACCTTGGAGGGGTATCGTCTAGCGCTGCCAGAGCCAGCTGAatctcttcttcgtcttcttatTCTTGGTCAGAGAACTCTTCGTTGACAATTTCTAAGGTCACGATTCAATCATAGGCCTTtttttccactaagtacgaggatagtctttcgtacaatgagtggaaggcctctacgCCTTCCTCTTGAAGGTCGTAATCCAGTACTCGTTTAAGGGTTTGGGTACAgcatggccaggcctttccaagccttcctttgcgagcgtgagcccccactgtgccaattcagaggcagtcacccctgtggggcggcctttgtcatcgatgccactgacctgcaatggagtagTAGTACCTGGCATCAACATAATTCGCGGAAACAGAGAACGGGCGAGTATCCGCTTTGACCACCTCAGCTTTGTTTGTTACCCTATTCCACATAATCAGTTCCTGATGAAGAGTTGACGGAACACAGTAACTCCGATGGATCCAGTCCCTGCCTAGAATGGAACTGTAAGCTCACGAAGAAAGCATAAACACCCTCTGCGGGGCCTACCTTCACGCTCAGGAATGATAAACCCAATGTTTTCATTATagtccccgcgaagttcttgAGCGTGAGAGATGTAGACTGtatcttttctttcttaagCCTAAGTAAATGCATGGTTCTTGTCGTGATGACATTGACTGCTGCTCCAGTATCAACCATGATTTTACCAACCTTGGTACCACCAATCTCCGCCGTGATGTACAGAGGTCTCATGTGTTGAACCATTGCTGGGGTTGGCCTtgtaaagctcatgaagaacTCCTTGCCGTTGGCGTCCTCTGTTTCCAGTAACACAACCTCCTCGACAAGTGTTGTTGCCGCTGAAGTAATCTGTAGAGGCTGTTCATTGTTCTCCTCAGTTTCAATACATTCTTACGCAGCGACTGACAGTGCGTATTTTGCTACAAGCatgtaaaccatgttgcaagaggTATCAACTGTATCTGTCTCGTCCATATCCTCTTCAAGGTTGAGCTTGGGCTCATCAAGCAGGATGTCGGTGTTGAATTACTTAGCTAACCGGTATACTAATGATTCTTCTGTAAGGCCCTTTACCTCACACTGCTTGTGTTCCTGCACCGCCTCCCCTGCTGTACTCTGTTTTGGGGGCGCGACCACTATACTTTAGGCTCTTTTAGGTCTTCACTGTAGAGATTCTGCAGTGTTGTccttgcccccccccccccccagtctctcaaagACCGAGGATTTGATATCTGGTTCCTCGCGAAACAACCTGCGCCTGACATGTGGCTGCTTAGTTGGTGAGCTTGCCTTCCTAGCTGGCGGAGGTGTTCGCTCTTTAGTGATCCTGCAGAAAATACTAGGCTTAGGGGCCCTTGACTCCGAGCGTGCTTGCTTCTGAAAACTGCGGGGAGCCACCAATGGCTTAGCGgctaatgcctccatctccttctgatattgCTTAGGAGATTTGACCAGTTGCGAAGGTTTGATTAGACCCTGATCCAGAGCCTCCAATGCTCGcttggcttctccaaacctgcgcTGCAGCTTTCTTTTCTTGGAAGGGCTGATCTCCACTGCTTTCCCCTTCGCTCTGGTATACCACTTGCCTTCCTTGATGCAAGACGTTGAAGAAGGTGGAATGTACGGTTTGGTCAAGACCTCCTTATGTTCATTCCTAGCCTTGTCATTTTTCTTCTGATCTGCTGCAGCTGCCTTCAGCTTTGTGAACAAGTTGGAGTCCCTTAGGGATGACGGTGACTCAATTTTGTCTCTTGGTCTTGGGCTCGAAGGTTGATAATTTCGCGACGGTGAGGCCCACTGGATTGGCGGGAATGAACCGAaacgaaatgtctgctcgacctcttcatgtgacacttggatgccacattcCTGTTTGCATCACAAACAAAGGACGATTAGTGAGGCTTCGCTGACCGGTCTGGCCTTCCTTTTCCCCGAGACctcgtttttattttcttcttttcccctGGTGGGCAAGTCTAGGGTTGGTTTCCTTTAGTTCTGCTTAGGCCAGTTCACATCAACCATGTTGACTCCGGTGTCGGAAAAAGGGTTCAGATCTACAAGCGCTACCGCGGTCactggagcttccacctgcaaactaccattattgagccatacctgaatctgatcCTTCAGTTTCACACAATCAACTGTGTTATGATTCCACAAGTTATGGAATTTGGAGTACTTTTTACCCTTTAGCTGATCTGGATgaggaaaaggtccaaagtttgtcttcaccatcttcgtggtgatcatctcatctaaaatctcatgtgccttattggcatcatatgtatacgtcgcgaattcaggtttggtgaaAGCCACAGATTTGAGTTTGACAGGTTCCTTGGATATCTTCAGTTGTTTCAAGCCTGTGTTCTTCCTTCCTGTCAGCTCAAAAGCAGAGACaccattctcctcttcctcttcttcatcctgGAACATTTCTTTACTAGGACAGTGGTAGTAGGGATCATAAGTATTCGGCTGGTAGCTCAGCGCTGCTACTGTGTGGTGTTTGCCTGgcacatatgtccctttggacgCATTTTTCCTAGCGtcagtttctctgaggagatgctcgaaGCTATCGACCTCTGTGATAAGCTCTCCCATTGActgaatcatgctgccatgttgtTTCTTTCGTTGGCGCGGCCCCAGACCTTTGATTTCCAGTTTAACCTACTCCATTTCAGGCAATATCATGCTCAATTTGGCCTTCTGGATCTGAAAGCGTTGGAGATAAGAGAAAGCGGACACGatgggctgttgggccatctgggtGCGAGATGCTAAGTCAACTTCCGGTTTAATAGCTCCAAAAGTCTCTCGAAAGAGCTTCTCCATGGCTGGCCAATCAATCACTGACCCTGGTCGCAGTTTAGAAAATCATCTAAAAGCCGCGCCGGACaaagaagtgccaaagatcctacACTTGAGGACATCattgttctggtactggccgcatTGTACCATAAACCTGGCCAAATGGGTTACCGCGTCCTCAGTATCctctcctgaaaaagtagagaatatgatatttttatagccTCTGGGAAAAGGCGCGAGCATTATATGCGGCGGGAAcggtccctcatagaccccatctaGGTGGGCCCTAGGATTagccagcctgatcatctcctcaaccTCTTCCCGTCTCACATAGCCCGGATGAAGGGGAGGTGTTGCCACGTTCTGGTGGGTATTCTGCAGGGGTATAGCCTGGCTGGCAGTCACTGTTCCTTCTCCGAGGCGAATGGTCTGAGGATTAGCAGATTGCTGAAGAGTTACCGCTGACATGGGTACATCCTTTACCAGGGTTGTTCTCTTGACCGGGTTGCTTGTCTGATCAATGCCATAGTAATTGTCTGGGAGTTCATGATAAACATTCTCCACCCCATCGCTGTCGTACTGAGTAAACACAACAGGATCGTCAGGAGTATCATCACCAGTTTTCCGAATCTTATCCTTTTGCGGGGCCGGCGAAGTGGACTTGTTTCCGCCGAACACCAAGGCTCTTTCCTTATTCTTGGTTGACGCGGCAGTAGCCGTTGCAGATGGAGTGGCCGTAATGCTGCTCGCCTTCTCCCGAGCATTTGTGGTATATATTTACCAGAACCAGAGGGCTGACCAAGTGACCCGAGGATGAcattaggatcccctaaagctttgttcaatACCTCTTTTGCCTGGTTCAACTCGGCTCTCTGCATGGCGATCTCTGTTGCAAGTTTAGAACCATCCTTACAAAGACCTGCCAAATCTGACACGATCTGCTTGGCTTGGCTCGCGATAGCTTCCATGACTTCCTTTTGGTGCTGACTATGCTCATTAGCAATACCTCTGGCATGGGCCCTTATTGCATTCTCAGATCGTGCAATTTGTTGCTTAGTATCCTCAGCACGCTGGGTAATGCGCTGATCTAGTTTGCGTATGAGCTGGTCTGTCCTTGCGATTTCCCTGTCAAAGTCAGCAGCTACCTTTTTAAGATGTGTCTCgttattctccatgatgatcacGAGCTTTTCCTCGAAGGTCGCtccctctggaataggcttcggaacgaaagcctctctttcttcactttccgCAGCATTGGAGACAACGATAGTGTTAACAGGCTCACTTGCCTGGTTAGTAGTGACATTCTGACCCTTAGTAGCGGGCGGGTGATTCTCTCCCTGCTCAGTCGACATGTCGGGTGATTGGGGGTGAGAAAAcctttgagtcacttgttccTCAGAAAGACCACGATAGTCCGCGCGAGAATgtggtctgtaactggaggtcttatgctttgagcagttagcgtaaaccttttggtaagggttttcgcttgacttcccaatggttacgTTCACGAAGAAACGCTATGCAcatgtcccactgggcgtgccaaaatgtttgattccaaaaccagttggcttgcaaactgtctcttttgctgatgtgattgcgcaggcgtgtcAGCATCGTGGGGAGCAGTCGTCGgggaatcccttgacctgacttcttcttgaGCTCTGTGGACggggagagcaccaacctcgtcacagggttcttttctttcctttcggaaaaggattttttgccttacgggtaagggctttggttgtgatctcttcgcgacaCCGAATCGAGACTCAAACGTtgcaggttgagcagagcaatcactgagaagtttggagaaagcacgggttttgctaaagcgtgactttagcttctttgggttgcgagggcattacccttgcttcgctgatagtatcggtggcagtagcactagtagtcggctcttggagagactaggactagaagtacggtcgccgggttttcAACTAAGTTGAAGGtatgctccggggaggctttgataatctgtgcgattagttgatttgagagttgtctTTAAtccgtccttgaaacctggtatttatacttaGGATTTCGACCGTTCCTTGCcgtagaaggattattgattgaagtttcctattcaatctccgctacttgactccaataagggctcattttccttatggattacggaatgagtgaagctgtaacccaaatccaagtaggcttatttttgggccgcaggtatcggcccgctatgctaaattcACTTAAAGGATCtcgccaaaattacttttgggctcaaacaaaatCAATGGATATGAAATCAACAGTACATATTCTCCAGGGCAGAGAGATGCATTAAGTATTTGACTGGTTACTAGACAACTCCCGACTCTCTTCAAGTGCTTACTTTCACGTTTCCATTTTATGTGAAAAAATAGACATACTTGATTGCTATCTCGGGCATATTTGGATAGTTATTTTTATGAATAGTTTTGTTAAAACTTATTATTAGGATGATTATGGGGTTGCTGTCGGTAATCAACTAGATTGATACGTTGGTTTGTTCATATCTAGAGAGTAGAAACTGCAAGGAAAAGGGTGTTCTGTCTTGCTTGAAAGGCAGGGCCCTATTGAGAATGACTATTGTCTTTTTCCGAGTACTTCTGCGACCTAAATTGATTGACATTTATTAGTGTAGACCCAATACTCGCACTGGTTGTGTGGAAAAACTGGAATAGTAATGGTACCTACATATGAGAATGCAAAGACTTCAACAATTCCAGGTAGCTTGACCATGGCAAACCAGAAGCATTTCCTCTGGTTCATCTTCATTGTTATGTTCATCCCAGGGATCGAGCCTTCAACGACGAAAGAGGTGATACGAGTACTAGTCGGAGTTGTTCTTAACTTAAAGTCCTCAGTGGGGGCTATGGCAGAGAACTGCATGACCATGGCACTTGATGATTTTTATGCTAAGCATGCTCATATCAAACAAGGCTTTCCCTTCTCACCAGCGATTCAAAGAATGATGTTGTTTCAGCAGCAGTTGAAGGTAACACACAAACCCTCTGTTCTCTGCAGCTATATATTTTCGGTCGAATAcacgacttttatttttatctatGAGGTAATATATTTCTCTCATCGATCTATTGAAACAGCACAGCACTTGATAAACATCGAAAGAGTGAGCGTCATTATCGGACCTCAAAGTTCAGCAGAAGCAAAGTTTGTGATAGAGCTGGGAAGAAGGAATCATGTTCCGATTATTTCGTTTTCTGCCACTAGTCCTTCTCTTTCTCCATCTAATAGCTCATTTTTCATTCGGACGGCTTTTAGTGACTCTGCTCAAGTAGAAGCCATAGCTGCCATTGTCGGAGCTTATAGTTGGTTGGAAGTTGTTCTCATCTATGAAGACACGGAGTATGGAAATAGCTTAATTCCATTTTTGGTAGACGCTTTCCAGAAAGTTGGAGCTCGAGTACCTCATAGAAGTGTCATTCCTCCTCATTATAATGACAGAGAAATTTTAAAGGAGCTTAACCACTTGAAATCAACTCGAGCAAGAATATTTTTGGTCCATATGACTGCTTTCCTCGGGTCCAAATTGTTTTTACTGGCAAATAAGGCAGGGATGATGACCGAAGGGTATGGATGGATTGTTACGGAAGGGTTATCAACTTTATTAGATCCTGTGGGTTCAAGAACCATGGACTCAATGCAAGGTGTAGTGGGAGTAAGGCCATATATACCAATGTCAAAAGAACTTGAAGACTTGGTGTTGCGAATGAAAAGATCAAGCAAGATTACTGGTGTAAACCTCTTTGGGTTATGGGCATATGATACAGTTTGGGCATTAGCAATGGCAGTGGAGAAGGTTGGAATAGCAAGCAGAGTTGATCCTGCAAGTTTGGGAACTGGTCAGAATCTTCTTGAAGCTATCCTAGatttaaaatttgaaaacctcAGTGGGAATTTCCGGTTGGTTAAGGGACAGTTGGAAGCTTCAACCTTTGAGGTATTTAATGTGAttggaggaaaagaaagaataatTGGATATTGGAACCAGAAGAAAGGACTTTCCCGAAAGCTGAATGGAGCAGCAGACTTGGATAAAAGGAAGACACTCGAGAAACCAATCTGGCCAGGGTACACTACAGACATCCCTCCAACAAAGAAATTGAAGATTGGAGTTCCCTTGAAACAGGGTTTTAATGAATTCCTAAAATTCGAAAACAACCACCATATATTCTTTGCTGATATATTCTTTGCTGCAGTAAAGCAACTGCCATTTTCCCTTTCATATGAGTTTTCTAACTTTTTGGGGACTTATGATGAACTTCTTTATCAAATTTATCTTCAGGCAagttttaattacaaactactGAGTTAATTAACGATATTAATCATGTCTGTCTACCACTCATACTCCTTTATTTTTTGGTTAATgtctcttattattatttttttttttcatgagttGAAATGCAGAAATATGACGCTGTGGTGGGAGACACAACAATTGTGGCTAATCGCTCAATATATGTAGATTTTACGTTGCCATACTCTGAATCAGGAGTTTCCATGATAGTTTTGACAGAAGACAGTGAGAGCAATAGTCTTTGGATTTTCTTGAAGCCACTAAGCTTGGGTCTTTGGTTGACAACCGGCATAGCCTTCATATTAACAGGTTTTGTAATATGGGTTCTTGAGCACCGCGAAAACACTGAGTTCAGAGGTCCTCCACAGCAACAACTGGGCATGATATTCTGGTTCTCCTTTTCAACCCTCGTCTTTGCACACAGTAAGTTCTCTTGTCGTTGGCAAGCATATATTTCGATCTTTGAGTTTttctcaacaagctcaaattagAATATTTGATTGAACATGATAATTTAACGATGTATACTGATTAAGATCAATGCTATTTCTGATGTCATAGGAGAGAAAGTGGTGAACAATTGGTCAAGGTTTGTGCTGATTGTATGGGTTTTTGTGGTGCTGATCCTAACACAGAGTTACACTGCAAGCTTAGCCTCAATGTTAACAGTACAGAAGTTGCAGCCTGCATTCACTGATATAAAAGAGATACAAAGAAATGGTTACAAAGTAGGATATCAAAATGGTTCCTTTATTAAAGGGTTTCTCATAGAACATTTAAATTTTGATGTGACCAAGCTGGTGCCATTGGAAACCATTTCGGATTATCATAACGCACTGTCTAGAGGAAACAAGAATGGAGTTGCTGCCATTTTAGATGAAGTCCCTTACCTCAAGTTGTTTCTTAAAGCGAAATGTTCCAAGTACACCATGGTTGGGCCAACCTACAAAACTGATGGATTTGGCTTTGTGAGTTATATCTTAATTTGCTTGGATTTATATTTTCATGTTAGATAACTTTACCAATAAACTAAACATGATATGTACAGTAATGTTAAATGTTTCCGTTGTTTTAGTTTATTAATATGCCTTCTTACATAACAGGCCTTCCCAATACGATCCCCGCTGGTATCCTACATGTCGAGGGCAATCTTGAACGTGACTCAAGATAAAAATACTTACTTTGATTACTTTGATAACAAACCAGCCTGTGAGGATCAAACTGCCAAAATTTCATCAGAGGGTCCAAGTCTTGGTGTCTACAGCTTCGGAGGCCTCTTCATCATCGCTGGTGTGGCCTCCATGGTTGCTCTTTTGATGTACATGTATCACTTCCTTTGCTCTCATTGGCCAGCGTTGCGAACTGAGAGCACATTTTGGGAGAAATTGGTTGAAGTGGCAAAGCATTTTGACAAGAAAGATCTCACTTCACATCAGTTTAAGCGAAGAGAATCAAGAGTACATGCTTCAGACACTCCTGATGAAGGTCTAGCAGCTCCACCTGGTGCTAATGATATGCAAAACAACTCAGCAGGAACTCACATAACAGTGGAAAACAATCTTGGAcatgatgaaaatgaaaatctttCATCAGGGCATACGGATTCATCTAT belongs to Rosa chinensis cultivar Old Blush chromosome 4, RchiOBHm-V2, whole genome shotgun sequence and includes:
- the LOC112199013 gene encoding glutamate receptor 2.9; its protein translation is MVPTYENAKTSTIPGSLTMANQKHFLWFIFIVMFIPGIEPSTTKEVIRVLVGVVLNLKSSVGAMAENCMTMALDDFYAKHAHIKQGFPFSPAIQRMMLFQQQLKHLINIERVSVIIGPQSSAEAKFVIELGRRNHVPIISFSATSPSLSPSNSSFFIRTAFSDSAQVEAIAAIVGAYSWLEVVLIYEDTEYGNSLIPFLVDAFQKVGARVPHRSVIPPHYNDREILKELNHLKSTRARIFLVHMTAFLGSKLFLLANKAGMMTEGYGWIVTEGLSTLLDPVGSRTMDSMQGVVGVRPYIPMSKELEDLVLRMKRSSKITGVNLFGLWAYDTVWALAMAVEKVGIASRVDPASLGTGQNLLEAILDLKFENLSGNFRLVKGQLEASTFEVFNVIGGKERIIGYWNQKKGLSRKLNGAADLDKRKTLEKPIWPGYTTDIPPTKKLKIGVPLKQGFNEFLKFENNHHIFFADIFFAAVKQLPFSLSYEFSNFLGTYDELLYQIYLQKYDAVVGDTTIVANRSIYVDFTLPYSESGVSMIVLTEDSESNSLWIFLKPLSLGLWLTTGIAFILTGFVIWVLEHRENTEFRGPPQQQLGMIFWFSFSTLVFAHREKVVNNWSRFVLIVWVFVVLILTQSYTASLASMLTVQKLQPAFTDIKEIQRNGYKVGYQNGSFIKGFLIEHLNFDVTKLVPLETISDYHNALSRGNKNGVAAILDEVPYLKLFLKAKCSKYTMVGPTYKTDGFGFAFPIRSPLVSYMSRAILNVTQDKNTYFDYFDNKPACEDQTAKISSEGPSLGVYSFGGLFIIAGVASMVALLMYMYHFLCSHWPALRTESTFWEKLVEVAKHFDKKDLTSHQFKRRESRVHASDTPDEGLAAPPGANDMQNNSAGTHITVENNLGHDENENLSSGHTDSSMPVLDSSS